The following is a genomic window from Planctomycetaceae bacterium.
TCCCCATGCCGCCGCGCAGCCAGGTCGCAACGGAAGTGCGACATGCCGATGCCCGCTTCCACCGCGTATCCGGTGTCTGTCAAGGCAGCCTTGACGGCCTCGACCACGGCCGATCGCACCTGCTCCTGCGGCGTCTCGACATCTTTCCACACCGCCAGCTCGCGCAGCACGCGCTGGGCCGTTTCACTCTGGCCTGACGAGGAGGCCGCCGCGTAGTGCAGGTACGTCTTGAGGCAGTTGGCGCCGTCGTTGTAATCGTTGGTGATGGCCGTGTGCTGGATGGAACTGACGACGGCCATGTGGTGCTTGGCCCGCGAGAACGCGACGTTGAGGCGCTTCTCACCGCCGCTCTGGTTGATGGGACCGAAATTCATCCGCATCTTGCCGTCGGGGGCCTTGGCGTAGCAGATGCTCATGATCACCACGTCGCGCTCGTCGCCCTGGATGTTTTCGAGGTTCTTGATCAGCAGCCCGACGTACTGGCCATCGACTTCGCGCTCGTACTCAGCCTCGAGCCGCTCGCCGAAGAGTTTGTCCTCTTCGCCCAGGCGCGTCAGGGCCGACTCGATCTCAGTCTGTTGCGCCTCGGAAAACGCGACAATGCCGATGCTGAGCCCGCCATCGCCCAGCAGCCCGCGCACCAGGTGCGCGATGTAGTCGGCCTCGCTGCGGTTGCGGCGGTCGTCGTACGTCCCGCCGGGGATGTAGTGGAAGCTCACCGGCCGGTCGAGCAGCCGTGTGACGTTTGCATCTCCGTCCTGCGGCGCCTCAACGACAATTTCGCCGCCCCCGACCGAGCGACATTCCTCGGGCACCGTCAGCAGCTTGCCCTGGTAGAACGCCCAGTTGGAGAAGCTGATCAGCGACTCGCTGCGGCTGCGGTAGTGCCATCCCAGCATGCGCGCGGGCAGGTTCTTGGCGGCGTGATTGAGGAAGCTGTTGCTCGACAGGTCGTACTCGAAGACCTGCCCGTTGTCACTGAGCAGCAGGCCCTCTTCGTCTTCGGCGGCGGACTTGGCCGAGAAGAAGTCCGTGGGCGGCAACTGCATTTCATCACCGACTACAATGGCCTGCGTCGCACGGAAGATGGAGGGCACGGCCTCTTCCAGCGTGATCTGGCTGGCCTCGTCGAAGATGACCACGTCGAAGGCGTCGGTCTGCAGCGGCAGCGTGTCCGAGACGCTCAGCGGGCTCATGAGCCACACGGGCTTGAGGTCTCCCACGACGGCGCCGGAGTCGCCGGCGACGATGTCGCGAATCGACTTGTGCCGCATGACTTTGCCGAACTCATGCTCGAGTTCGCGGCGGCCCCGGTTGTACAGGGCCTTGAACTCTTTCTGCTCGGCCGTGAGCTGCGCCGCCGGAAGCGCGGCTATGCGCATGTGCTCCAGAAAACTCTGCCGCGACTTTTCCAGCACGGCGGCAGCGTTGACCTCCTGCCACTTGCGATTGAGGACGGCCAGCCGCTGCACGTGCGAGGCCCGCACCTTGCCGCTAAAACGGTTGAGGACGCGGTCGCTCCGGAAGATCTCGTCAACACAACGACCGACGATGGCGGCCTCGATGCCCCGGCTGTCAAGTTCGAGCGTCCGCAGCGCACCGGCCAGCCGGGGCGGCAGATGCTGCAATTGCGTCAGGCAGTAGAGGAAATCCGCCACCCTGTCCTGCGATTGCTGGATGCCTGCCAGCTCAGCCGCCAGCACGTCCAGGGGCTTGTTCTCGAAGCCTTCCAGGAACTGGTGGCAGACCTGCGTCAACTGCTCATAGAGCGTTGCGGTCTCTACCAGCCGCACGACGGTCGTTGCGGCGCTGTCGGATTTGACCATCGCCGCGTGCAGCGACTGGAAGGCCGGCGGCATCTGCCGCACGCACGTGCGGGCCTGCTGCAAGTGACTGTCAAGGTGCTCCAGCGGCTCGTCAATGCCCAACTCGTCACAGAGGGTTTCCTCGGCCGCCGTCAGCGCCGCGGCCGCTTTGTATTCGTCTTCCAGACCCGTCAAAACCTGCACCCACCCTGGCTGGACGGCATGAGCGGCGAAATCGTACCGGCTCTGCAGCACCTTGCGCAGCCGCCACCAGGCCCCGCTGAGCAGCGAAAGCAGCTTGCCCTCGAGCCGGCGCGCCTGGTCGAGGGCAATGGCGACCTCCTCAGCGGGCAGTTTGTTTTTCCAGTGGCGCGCCGCCTCGCGCGCCTTGGCCAGCGCCGCGCCGGCAGCGGCGTGTCGCTTTCCCGCGGCGGCGAACGCTCGGGCCTGCGGGCTGGTCTCGTCGAGCAGGCCCATCAAGTTTCGCTGCGCGAGATAGCTGACCGCCTTGGCATACTGCAGCACGCGCGATAAACCCGCCAGCGTGCCGCCGTGCTCTGGGGCCAGCGATACCTCCTCCAGCGCCGCCGTCAGCGACTGCAGCAGCTTTTGGGCCGACGAGACGCTGGAATCGATCAGCCGCACGGGCGCCTCGTTCAGGGCCACCTTCGGGCTCAGCAGAACCAGCGGGTGTCTCGCCAGTACGCCCTGGGGCTGGATGTCGGCAACAGCCGCCGCGAGATGATCGATGGCTTCCTGGTGCTCGCGCCACTGCGCATAATCAGGAAGGACTTCTTTTTGTGCGGCCATGAGCTGCGGGGCATGTGGGGCCAGTTCGATAGCGCGGTCGAGGAGTTGCTGCACCGTCAGGCCGGCAGTGGCGTGCGAGGCGAGCATGGAGGCGTTGAAATCGGCCAGCGGCTGGAGTTCCTGCTGCAGGGACTTGAGCAGGTTGACGCGCCGCTGCTGCCAGGCGCGAGGCTTGGTCTTCTGCTCGCCGAGCATGTCTTCGTAGCGGGCCTTGAGATCGAGGATGAAGGCCTTCTTGTCAGTCTGCGAGTCGTGAATGAGACAGCACAACTGGTGCAGCCCCTGCTGGCGCAGGCGGGCGTAGACGACATCGATGGCCGCACGCTTCTCGCAAACAAACAGCACCTTCTTGCCCCGCATGACGTAGTCGGCGATCAGGTTGGTGATGGTCTGCGACTTGCCCGTTCCCGGCGGGCCCTGGATGATATAGCTGGCGCCCGCGCGGGCCTGCGCAATCGCCAGCGACTGCGTCGGGTCGCACTGGACGATGTGGAACCGCTCTTCCAGCGGCGGGCTCTGGAGGTTGTCGAGCTCGACCGGCCGGGCCGCCAGCGAGAACACCGCGTCGAAGGCGGGGTTGGCGGCCTGGCCTTCCAGCAACTCGCTGTAGTCCCGCACGAGGGTCATCTTGCGATATCGGAAATTGCCCAGGGTCAGCCGGCACAAGTCGAAATCCCAATTGTATGGATTGTCGTCGGCCTCTTCGGTCAGCGAGTAGAACTGCCGGTCGGCCTGGGCGGTGGGAGTGTCGCCGGCATCGGGCGGCTGGATGAGATAGCTGCGGGGCTCGGGCTTGTCCTGCACGATTTCGCGCAAGTGCGTCGCCGCGGGGCGCAGGCGGGCCTTGAATATCCCCAGCCCCAGCGGATGGAAGTTCGAGGCGTCGTAGCTGTAGTCGATGTCGAGGAAGCTGCGCACCCCGCGCCCGGAGATCCGCGCGCTGCGGCGGTACCGGTCCAGCCGCCGCTTGGCCAGATCGTGGATGAGATCGATCCGCGGCCGATCCACTTTCGTCAGCGTGATGCCTTGTTCGCTGGCGGCGATCTTTGCCGCCAGGTCGTCGTAAAAGGCGTCGAGCGTGGTCTCGTCCAGGTCGATGATGGCCGGCAGATCGATATCGTAGAGCTGCTTGAACTGGTGTCGCACGATGGGATTGAGCTCGGCCTCGTTGGAGATCGGAGCCAGCCAGTAGCTGTCGCGGATGCCCTTCTTTTTGACAAGCCTCACCGGCAGCAGAACCAACGGGGAATCGAACTGCTCGGGCGGGCTTAGCTTGACGTTAGACCAGCGCAAAAAGCAGATGGCCACGCGGAGCTGCTCGAAACCGAATTCCGCCGCGTCGCGCAGGGCCTCGGAGCGAACGCGGTCGAGAAGACTGGGCAGATAGATCTGCTCGGTGAAGTTGAGATAGCGGTTGAGTGAGACCGGCTCGGCGGCCGACATCGCCCGGGCAAAATCACCGCGCCACGTGAGAATCTGTTCGGGGCGGATGCTGGCGGCGTCGAACGACAGCGGCACCGAGGCGTGCGTGAGGTTCACCGCCTGCATGTTCGAGCGGAAATGCAGCAGCCGGTTACGGCGCGAGAACTCGAATAGCCGCTCCTGCAGCTTGCCCAGGAGCACCTGCTTTTTGCCTCCGGCGGCGGCAGCTTCGGCGCTGGCCAGGTCGAAGTCGACATCGACGTTCTGGTCGCGGTAGTGCGCCAGGTTGTGGATAAGGGTGTCGAGGTCTTTCGGGCGCGCGTGGCGGCTCAGCTCGGTCATGCGCACGATGGCCTTGGCCAGCACCGGGTGCAGACCGCCATTGAGGCGAAAGAGGTTTCGCCGGTTGTTCACGAACGTCTGCAGGTCCTGTGGCTCGTTGAAGTCCAGCCCGCATGTGACGCTGGCCAGGATCATCCCCAGGCAGAAGACATCCGAGACCGGGTCGTGATGGCCGAGCTGATGCTCCCAACAGATGTACCCGGGCAGGAAGACCGGCTTGGCAACCTCCTGGTCGCGCGAGCCGATCTGGAGATTGACGACGCCCTCGTTGCCGCCGCGATCGAGGTCGATGGTGCGCTTGTGCTCGGAGAGAATCTCGACGCCGGCTGGCGGCTTGTCCAGCGCCCGGATACGATCGTTGCGAAGGGCCGGAGCCTTGGCCAGGGCCTGCGAAAACCACATGGCCACGCCCTCGACCTGGATCGCCGCCACGCCGTCGAGGGGAGCGACCTTGCCGGCGGCATGCGTCTGGGCCACCTGGCGGGCCAGCGGCAGGAAGCTCGCCAGTGCGTCTTCAGTAGAGAAACCGCCCTTCTCGAATCGAGACATCAGGAAGTCATGGAAGTCGCTCATGGTTGGTCCGCCGCCTCCGCCGCCTTGCGCGCGAGGGTCGCCGCATCCGCATCCAGGGACTCCATCTGCTTCTTGCGGAGGTTGAGTTCCTTGGCCGCCAGGACCCGAAATCGGTCGCCCAGGCCCAGGTCGTCCGCCATCATCAGCATCGCCGCCAGCGGCGCGTCTTCCAGATCGCGGTCGACGACGGCGAAATCCAGCAGCACGTAGCACCAGTAGTCGCGCAGCTTCGCGTCGTCGGTGGCCAGGGCGGCCTTAAGCGTCGCGTCGGCGTGCGTGGCCGGATGAAAATCGTCGAAGAACAGCCGCGCGTGGGCCATCGCCGTTTCGGTCTGCATCCAGTGGGGGATCAGAATCTGCTCGATCAGCCGCCGAGTCAGGTCGCACAGCTTGACCTGCGCCAGCAGATCGGCGCTGCCGACGGAGAGCGGGCCCTCGATCATCAGGGCGATCTCGCCGGCCGCCTGGGGACCTTTCTCCGCCCACAGCGTCAGCGCTTTGGCGCGGATGAACGACTCGGGATGGTCGACTCCGTCGCTGACGGTGAGGCCTTTGCTGAATATTTCATCCATCTGCCGCAGATAGCTCTCGGCCGTGATGCCCGTGACGCCGGTTTCGATCTTGGCCAGGGCGGTGATGGCCGCCGACACGTCCTGCGTCAGGGCCAGACCCGCACGATCGCAGTAGACCTCGCTGTACAACGCAAAAAGCCTCCAGCTGTTGTGATGTGCGGTGGTTGCGGCGGCATCGTTGGCCATCGCCGCCAGCACCTGCCAAGCCGTCAGGTACTCGCGCCAGTTCTCCAGCAGGGCAAAGTGCAACAGTTCGTGGCCGAGCACCCACTTAAGCTCGAGGTCTTCCAACGCCGTCGCCACGGCCCCGAAGAGGATGACGTGAACCTCGCCGGGGATATACCGCACGCTGACATTTAGCCCGCCCACATCCTGCGACTGGTAAAATGTCACCGGCGCCGACAGGCCCAGCTTGGCGCAGACCTCGTCAGCATTCGCGTAGAGGCGCTCATTGGCTGAGCGCTCGATGCGGTAGGTGGATTTGAGCAGTTCCAGCCGTGCCGCTTCGTTCTGCTCACTGCGGAGGCGGTCGCTGGAATACCACTTCCAGATCGCCTCTTCGCGCATCTTGAGATACTGCACCATCTCCAGATGGTACGCCATCGGCTCAATCGCCAGGAAGTTTGTCGGCATCGGCAAAGCCCCCAAGAGGGACTGATTGGGAAATTCCCACGGAGATTATACCGATGCGCCGACGGTTGTCTATCCGGCGGCGCACGGGTACGAAGGTTCCGGCCCGCGCCGAGTGAGATATAATGCCGCCATGAGTGAAACGTGCGATAGTGATGCGATCGGACCACTGCCTCGCGAGCTACCCGCCTCGGCTGTGACGGGGCGGGGATGGCTTGGCGAATTGTTCAGCCGGCAGGAGAGCGGGCTGACGGGGCACCCGCGCGAGATGGGGTTTCCGTTCGATGGCGGGCTGTGGGCGGAGCTGCTGGACAATGGCAAGCGGCAGTATCCGCAGTATGGCGAGGCGTGGTGGCCTTACGAGCAGTCGGCGTATTACCTCGACGGCGCTCTGCGGTGCGGGCACTACCTCGGCAGCTCGGCGCTGCTGGGGCGCGTGCGCGAGAGCGTCGAGCACATCCTCAAGCACCGCAAGAGCGGCGGGCGGCTGGGCCCGCTTAACGTCGAGGCCGACGCCTGGCCGATGGTCATCTTCACGCGCATGCTGCTGGAAGAATACGAGAGCAGCGGAGACGGCCGCGTCATCGACGCGCTGCAGGGGCACTACGCAGCGGTCTACGGCGACGGCAGCGATCTGGAGACGATGAAGCTGATCGGATTCGCCCAGCGGCCGGTGCTGCACGTGGAAAACCTCTGCCGCCTGGCCGAGCTGACCGGACAGAGCAAGTACGCTGCCCTGGCGCGGCGAATCTATGACAAGTTCGCTGCCGATAACGTCGGCGACGCCAAGACGGCCGACAGCATGCGCCGCGGCGTGGTCTCGGGCGACCATGCGGTGAGCTATCACGAGTTTCTCAAGCTGCCAGCCGTGCTGTTTCACGCCACGGGCGATGAGTCGATGCTCTCGGCCGCCCGCGGCGGGTTCGACATGCTCGAGCGTCATCACGAACTGGCCGACGGGCTGGCCAGCGGGTTCGAGTGCCTCTCGGGCAACGCCGACGACCTCGTGCATGAAACGTGCAACGCCGGCGACTTCGTCCTGGCGTGCGGGCACATGCTCCGCGCCACCGGCGAAGTGCGCTGGGCCGACAAGCTCGAAAAGGCGTTCTTCAACGCCGGCCTGGGGTCGGTCAGCAGGGACTTCCGCTCGCATCAGTATTACTCGTCGCCCAACCAGGCGATCCTGAGCAACCGCTCGAGCCACTGGAACGGCAACAGCGACTGGGGCCAGTACGCCTTTGCCCGCATGTGCTACCGCCCCGCTCACGACACCGAGTGCTGCACGGGCAACGTACACCGCCTGGCGCCGGCGTTTGCCAAGCGGATGTTCTTCTTCGACTCGGCGCGCGATGAGATCACAGCAGCGCTTTACGCCCCGTGCGAGGCACGCTTCACGCTGTCCGGTGGGCAGGCCCTCACGCTGAGCGAGCGCACGGAGTATCCCTTCGGGCATCGAATCGAGTTTTGCGTGGGTCTG
Proteins encoded in this region:
- a CDS encoding AAA domain-containing protein, with product MSDFHDFLMSRFEKGGFSTEDALASFLPLARQVAQTHAAGKVAPLDGVAAIQVEGVAMWFSQALAKAPALRNDRIRALDKPPAGVEILSEHKRTIDLDRGGNEGVVNLQIGSRDQEVAKPVFLPGYICWEHQLGHHDPVSDVFCLGMILASVTCGLDFNEPQDLQTFVNNRRNLFRLNGGLHPVLAKAIVRMTELSRHARPKDLDTLIHNLAHYRDQNVDVDFDLASAEAAAAGGKKQVLLGKLQERLFEFSRRNRLLHFRSNMQAVNLTHASVPLSFDAASIRPEQILTWRGDFARAMSAAEPVSLNRYLNFTEQIYLPSLLDRVRSEALRDAAEFGFEQLRVAICFLRWSNVKLSPPEQFDSPLVLLPVRLVKKKGIRDSYWLAPISNEAELNPIVRHQFKQLYDIDLPAIIDLDETTLDAFYDDLAAKIAASEQGITLTKVDRPRIDLIHDLAKRRLDRYRRSARISGRGVRSFLDIDYSYDASNFHPLGLGIFKARLRPAATHLREIVQDKPEPRSYLIQPPDAGDTPTAQADRQFYSLTEEADDNPYNWDFDLCRLTLGNFRYRKMTLVRDYSELLEGQAANPAFDAVFSLAARPVELDNLQSPPLEERFHIVQCDPTQSLAIAQARAGASYIIQGPPGTGKSQTITNLIADYVMRGKKVLFVCEKRAAIDVVYARLRQQGLHQLCCLIHDSQTDKKAFILDLKARYEDMLGEQKTKPRAWQQRRVNLLKSLQQELQPLADFNASMLASHATAGLTVQQLLDRAIELAPHAPQLMAAQKEVLPDYAQWREHQEAIDHLAAAVADIQPQGVLARHPLVLLSPKVALNEAPVRLIDSSVSSAQKLLQSLTAALEEVSLAPEHGGTLAGLSRVLQYAKAVSYLAQRNLMGLLDETSPQARAFAAAGKRHAAAGAALAKAREAARHWKNKLPAEEVAIALDQARRLEGKLLSLLSGAWWRLRKVLQSRYDFAAHAVQPGWVQVLTGLEDEYKAAAALTAAEETLCDELGIDEPLEHLDSHLQQARTCVRQMPPAFQSLHAAMVKSDSAATTVVRLVETATLYEQLTQVCHQFLEGFENKPLDVLAAELAGIQQSQDRVADFLYCLTQLQHLPPRLAGALRTLELDSRGIEAAIVGRCVDEIFRSDRVLNRFSGKVRASHVQRLAVLNRKWQEVNAAAVLEKSRQSFLEHMRIAALPAAQLTAEQKEFKALYNRGRRELEHEFGKVMRHKSIRDIVAGDSGAVVGDLKPVWLMSPLSVSDTLPLQTDAFDVVIFDEASQITLEEAVPSIFRATQAIVVGDEMQLPPTDFFSAKSAAEDEEGLLLSDNGQVFEYDLSSNSFLNHAAKNLPARMLGWHYRSRSESLISFSNWAFYQGKLLTVPEECRSVGGGEIVVEAPQDGDANVTRLLDRPVSFHYIPGGTYDDRRNRSEADYIAHLVRGLLGDGGLSIGIVAFSEAQQTEIESALTRLGEEDKLFGERLEAEYEREVDGQYVGLLIKNLENIQGDERDVVIMSICYAKAPDGKMRMNFGPINQSGGEKRLNVAFSRAKHHMAVVSSIQHTAITNDYNDGANCLKTYLHYAAASSSGQSETAQRVLRELAVWKDVETPQEQVRSAVVEAVKAALTDTGYAVEAGIGMSHFRCDLAARRHGELHYRLGVLVDTQAHYEQDDLLERELLRPQLLKAFGWNIAHVLARDWYHDRQGVLDGLVKLIENGPPPEQDLASEVEENEDAWTEFDGPEEPQAEPVEEPPSPASPDQQGETPAPARPRPAPGDPVQMGPFTRYFEFVGGGSSKYWQIALKGNSVTVHYGRIGTNGQTQTKVFVDEPVAARTAASLIREKTGKGYQEKQVPA
- a CDS encoding beta-L-arabinofuranosidase domain-containing protein, yielding MSETCDSDAIGPLPRELPASAVTGRGWLGELFSRQESGLTGHPREMGFPFDGGLWAELLDNGKRQYPQYGEAWWPYEQSAYYLDGALRCGHYLGSSALLGRVRESVEHILKHRKSGGRLGPLNVEADAWPMVIFTRMLLEEYESSGDGRVIDALQGHYAAVYGDGSDLETMKLIGFAQRPVLHVENLCRLAELTGQSKYAALARRIYDKFAADNVGDAKTADSMRRGVVSGDHAVSYHEFLKLPAVLFHATGDESMLSAARGGFDMLERHHELADGLASGFECLSGNADDLVHETCNAGDFVLACGHMLRATGEVRWADKLEKAFFNAGLGSVSRDFRSHQYYSSPNQAILSNRSSHWNGNSDWGQYAFARMCYRPAHDTECCTGNVHRLAPAFAKRMFFFDSARDEITAALYAPCEARFTLSGGQALTLSERTEYPFGHRIEFCVGLSQPRDLRLRLRVPHWSGGYCLSLNGRCVDEGNAGGRFVLAEAKFRDGDCVLLELRPHVVIRRRPRSMSLEYGPLVFSLPIVADVRRATGGPKCSAEFPAYEHLPRSEWNYALPADLTPEQVDVVRRPKKGSPWDEDNSPLVLRVSGRRVVNWTLREGLYTPPIPDTLDLDGRPELLHLVPQASTLLRITEFPRGDF